In one Candidatus Glassbacteria bacterium genomic region, the following are encoded:
- a CDS encoding ROK family transcriptional regulator: MSFPPYRISGTIRVKKLMPHAHKKIRALNRSAVLNTIITHGPISRVRLSRSTGLNQSTVSKITSELIGEGAIYEASQDDANALGRKPVNLRVSPSYRIYGSIDTTIRHATLSVCDLSGEVLSQQQIETFPNDADKFFDLCAARLAEMVDEFTQPLAGVSVIVAAVLNSETGMIFWNNRLGWKNVSCRKPVERHFECPVFVENNAKAGAVAEFWFADEARGLSNFVYVLVCEGVGIGTVIHGKLYNGARFMDGRFYSGIVEIDGDYETPSKGTTWEDKASFEGIVDRYCELSGQPREDDFGSQAIRLIDMAVEGDSDARKALRETAKWLGAGLANINNGLDPERIILCGHLVKAWKLIYPELLDQLRSRAPYPMEHLPDLIVPCSLQNPTFSGARALVLQHMLGDHDDGSQPVARTRKSTSKTSRLEGVPA, encoded by the coding sequence ATGTCATTCCCTCCATACCGTATCTCAGGAACTATACGGGTAAAAAAATTAATGCCGCATGCCCACAAGAAAATCCGGGCACTCAACCGCTCGGCGGTATTGAATACAATCATCACACACGGTCCGATCTCCCGGGTCAGACTGTCGAGGAGCACAGGGCTGAACCAGAGCACTGTTTCCAAGATCACCAGCGAGCTTATCGGCGAGGGTGCGATCTACGAGGCGAGCCAGGACGACGCCAACGCGCTGGGCCGCAAGCCGGTCAACCTGAGGGTCAGCCCGAGTTACCGGATTTACGGATCGATTGATACAACCATTCGCCATGCTACCCTGTCGGTCTGCGACCTTTCAGGCGAAGTCCTTTCTCAACAACAAATCGAAACTTTCCCCAACGACGCCGACAAATTCTTCGATCTCTGCGCCGCCAGACTTGCGGAGATGGTCGATGAATTTACGCAGCCCCTGGCCGGCGTAAGCGTGATTGTCGCTGCGGTGCTTAATTCGGAGACCGGCATGATCTTCTGGAACAACCGTCTGGGCTGGAAAAACGTTTCCTGCCGCAAACCGGTCGAGCGCCATTTCGAGTGCCCTGTCTTTGTTGAAAATAACGCCAAGGCAGGTGCGGTAGCCGAGTTTTGGTTTGCCGATGAGGCGAGGGGGCTGAGTAATTTCGTTTACGTTCTCGTCTGCGAGGGTGTGGGCATCGGTACGGTAATCCACGGGAAGCTCTATAACGGAGCCCGGTTCATGGACGGTAGGTTCTACTCGGGGATTGTGGAGATCGACGGGGATTACGAAACACCTTCCAAAGGCACTACCTGGGAGGACAAGGCGTCGTTCGAGGGTATTGTCGACCGTTATTGTGAGCTTTCCGGTCAGCCGAGGGAAGACGATTTCGGCAGCCAGGCGATCAGACTGATCGATATGGCTGTCGAGGGAGATTCCGATGCGCGCAAGGCCTTGCGGGAAACCGCGAAATGGCTGGGAGCGGGCCTGGCCAATATCAACAACGGACTCGACCCGGAGCGGATCATTCTGTGCGGCCACCTCGTAAAGGCGTGGAAACTGATTTATCCCGAGCTGCTGGACCAGCTTCGCAGCAGGGCGCCGTACCCGATGGAGCACCTGCCGGACCTGATTGTACCGTGCTCCTTGCAGAATCCTACATTCAGCGGCGCGCGCGCCCTCGTCCTGCAGCACATGCTCGGCGATCACGACGACGGATCCCAGCCGGTAGCCAGAACGAGAAAATCAACGAGCAAAACATCCAGGCTGGAAGGAGTTCCAGCCTGA
- a CDS encoding carbon-nitrogen hydrolase family protein: MTRLTGKQESTLTAAPGRTVEAALIHPTLILLALLALPLPGHSHDGKTLLSQDTFDSSGAGWETACQRQEISPEFSVDLNKSMTGRGSLSLYGASNSSARGCWRKVVEGIEGGAFYTFSAAFASTGIRQTHHRVFARLEWRNAQGGKIGNTREYPPQNGITDGEWRFVEHTFQAPESARSVALELFISQAPQGRVWWDNIQLIEVRPPPHRVVQLATVNCRPGGNSSVAETVAEFCAVADKAGAQGADIVCLGEGINLIGVGRPGGGASKYQHVAEPIPGPTTEALSKVAREHGMYIVAALGEREGAVIYNTAVLIGRDGEVKGKYRKVHLPEGEYDQGCSAGDSYPVWETDFGRVGIMICWDSWFVDPARALAAAGAEIILLPIWGGNNTLIAARAIENHVYVASCGYDVESRIYGPWGALLAEATERPGVAMVEVDLNYLPSCPWPWPLSDTRHVLMQASRYDVKIPELER; this comes from the coding sequence ATGACCAGACTTACCGGTAAGCAGGAATCAACCCTCACGGCTGCACCCGGGCGCACCGTGGAAGCGGCCCTGATCCATCCAACCCTGATCCTGCTGGCGCTGCTGGCCCTGCCGCTGCCGGGTCACTCTCACGATGGGAAAACCCTGCTGAGCCAGGACACGTTCGATTCCTCCGGCGCTGGGTGGGAAACAGCCTGCCAGCGCCAGGAGATCAGCCCGGAGTTCAGTGTCGACCTGAACAAAAGCATGACCGGCCGGGGCAGTCTCAGCCTCTACGGCGCCTCCAACAGCTCAGCCCGCGGCTGCTGGCGCAAGGTGGTCGAGGGAATCGAGGGCGGAGCGTTTTACACTTTCTCCGCCGCTTTCGCCTCGACGGGTATCCGGCAGACTCACCACCGGGTGTTCGCCCGCCTGGAGTGGCGCAACGCGCAGGGCGGGAAGATCGGCAATACGCGTGAATACCCGCCGCAGAATGGGATCACCGATGGAGAGTGGCGGTTCGTGGAGCACACGTTCCAGGCCCCCGAATCGGCGCGCAGCGTGGCACTTGAGCTGTTTATCAGCCAGGCGCCCCAGGGCCGTGTCTGGTGGGACAATATCCAGTTGATCGAGGTCCGGCCGCCGCCGCATCGCGTGGTGCAACTGGCAACTGTCAACTGCCGTCCCGGCGGGAACTCATCGGTGGCCGAAACAGTCGCCGAGTTCTGCGCCGTGGCGGATAAAGCAGGTGCTCAGGGTGCGGATATCGTCTGTCTCGGCGAGGGAATCAACCTGATCGGCGTGGGCCGGCCCGGTGGAGGCGCCAGCAAATACCAGCATGTCGCCGAGCCGATTCCCGGCCCGACCACCGAGGCCCTTAGTAAAGTGGCCAGAGAGCACGGGATGTATATCGTGGCGGCGCTGGGCGAGCGTGAGGGAGCGGTGATTTACAACACCGCCGTGCTGATCGGGCGCGACGGCGAAGTTAAGGGCAAGTACCGCAAGGTCCATCTGCCCGAGGGAGAGTACGACCAGGGCTGCAGCGCCGGCGACAGTTACCCGGTCTGGGAGACTGATTTCGGCCGCGTTGGGATCATGATCTGCTGGGACAGCTGGTTTGTCGATCCGGCGCGCGCGCTTGCCGCCGCCGGCGCGGAGATTATCCTGCTGCCGATCTGGGGCGGCAACAACACCCTGATCGCCGCGCGGGCGATAGAGAACCATGTCTACGTGGCAAGCTGCGGCTACGACGTGGAGAGCAGGATCTACGGCCCGTGGGGCGCCCTGCTGGCCGAGGCCACCGAGCGGCCCGGCGTGGCGATGGTGGAAGTGGACCTCAACTACCTGCCATCTTGCCCGTGGCCCTGGCCGCTGAGCGATACGCGCCACGTGCTGATGCAGGCCTCGCGCTACGATGTGAAAATACCCGAACTGGAAAGATGA
- a CDS encoding galactitol-1-phosphate 5-dehydrogenase, with the protein MKALLLEEYNKLVIIERPDPEPAPDEVLIRVRAVGICGSDVHGMDGSTGRRIPPVVMGHEAAGIVIQPGSEVSGIDPNQRVTFDSTIYCGKCACCESGNVNLCEHRKVFGVSCDEYCQDGACAEYVTVPARGIYKIPDKVSFEQAACVEPLSVALHAVNRAGSVPGGPAVVFGAGMIGILIVQVLKARGVEQVWAVDVNQERLALAAELGADKTFDPRETDIAAETRKLTGGGGAALSFDAVGVDETLAAAVTCLAKQGTCVLVGNFRPVAGLPLQRAVVREITIRGSCASAGEYPECLELLESGKVRVDPLISAVAPLEEGPSWFKRLYDGEPGLFKVILRP; encoded by the coding sequence ATGAAAGCACTTCTGCTGGAAGAATACAATAAACTGGTAATCATCGAGCGCCCGGACCCCGAGCCGGCCCCCGACGAGGTTCTGATCCGGGTGCGGGCAGTCGGAATCTGCGGCAGCGACGTCCACGGGATGGACGGCAGCACGGGGCGGCGGATTCCGCCGGTGGTGATGGGCCACGAGGCCGCCGGGATTGTGATCCAGCCCGGCAGCGAGGTCAGCGGTATCGACCCCAACCAACGGGTGACATTCGACAGCACGATCTACTGCGGCAAATGCGCCTGCTGCGAGAGCGGAAATGTAAACCTCTGCGAACACAGGAAAGTATTCGGAGTCAGTTGCGACGAGTACTGTCAGGACGGGGCCTGCGCGGAGTATGTTACCGTGCCGGCGCGTGGTATTTACAAAATACCCGATAAAGTTTCATTCGAGCAGGCGGCCTGCGTGGAGCCGCTGAGCGTGGCGCTGCACGCGGTCAACCGGGCGGGCAGCGTGCCGGGCGGCCCGGCGGTGGTGTTCGGCGCGGGGATGATCGGTATTTTAATCGTTCAAGTGCTTAAAGCCCGGGGTGTCGAGCAGGTCTGGGCGGTGGATGTTAATCAAGAGAGGTTGGCCTTGGCCGCCGAACTTGGCGCGGATAAAACATTCGACCCGCGGGAAACCGATATCGCCGCCGAAACCCGCAAGCTGACCGGCGGAGGTGGCGCGGCGCTCTCGTTCGACGCGGTGGGGGTGGATGAGACCCTGGCCGCGGCGGTAACCTGCCTGGCCAAGCAGGGGACATGCGTGCTGGTCGGTAATTTCCGTCCCGTGGCCGGGCTGCCGCTGCAGCGGGCGGTGGTGCGCGAGATCACGATCAGGGGAAGCTGCGCCTCGGCCGGGGAATACCCGGAATGCCTGGAACTGCTGGAGTCCGGCAAAGTGCGGGTCGATCCGCTGATATCCGCGGTGGCCCCGCTGGAGGAGGGTCCGTCGTGGTTCAAGCGGCTCTATGATGGCGAGCCGGGGCTGTTCAAAGTTATCCTGCGACCCTGA
- a CDS encoding glucose 1-dehydrogenase: protein MSDNKHAKLFDLSGRVAIVTGCSRGLGQYFARALARAGADLAITSRRLDSLGDFKAEIEKIGRRALPLELDVRDRESIIAMAAAAHEHYGRIDILVNNAGCNVRKPSTEITWDDWNLVLDTNLRGTFFTAQEAAKKMIPAGYGRIINIGSVTSVFGYAGLAPYCASRGGVRQLTMSLADDWGPHGITVNCLAPGWFKTAQNAVMYEDREWLEYLTDRIPLKRPGRPHDLDGAVVFLASESSRYITGQTLLVDGGISTGATRAVPKKKRS, encoded by the coding sequence ATGTCCGATAATAAACATGCCAAACTGTTCGACCTCTCGGGCCGGGTGGCGATTGTCACCGGCTGCAGCCGCGGCCTGGGACAGTATTTTGCGCGGGCGCTGGCCCGGGCGGGAGCCGACCTTGCGATCACCAGCCGCAGACTGGATTCGCTCGGTGATTTCAAGGCCGAGATCGAAAAAATCGGGCGGCGGGCGCTGCCGCTGGAACTCGACGTCCGCGACCGGGAGAGTATCATCGCGATGGCCGCTGCGGCGCACGAGCATTACGGCCGGATCGACATCCTGGTCAACAACGCCGGCTGCAACGTCCGCAAGCCCTCGACAGAGATAACCTGGGACGACTGGAATCTGGTGCTGGACACCAATTTACGAGGCACTTTCTTTACCGCCCAGGAAGCGGCAAAGAAAATGATCCCGGCGGGCTACGGGCGGATAATCAATATCGGCAGTGTAACCAGCGTGTTCGGCTACGCGGGGCTGGCGCCCTACTGCGCCAGCCGGGGCGGGGTGAGGCAGCTGACGATGAGCCTGGCCGACGACTGGGGCCCCCATGGGATCACGGTCAACTGCCTGGCGCCGGGCTGGTTCAAGACCGCCCAGAACGCGGTGATGTACGAGGACCGCGAGTGGCTGGAGTACCTGACCGACCGGATTCCGCTCAAGCGTCCGGGCCGGCCCCACGACCTGGACGGGGCGGTGGTGTTCCTGGCCTCCGAAAGCAGCCGCTATATCACCGGGCAGACGCTGCTGGTCGACGGCGGGATTTCGACCGGGGCCACCCGGGCGGTGCCGAAGAAAAAGCGATCCTAA
- a CDS encoding D-aminoacylase, with amino-acid sequence MRSKLILAGLIVLAASLAACAGKTSPKFDILITGGTVIDGTGAPRRQVDVGIIADTIAAVGDLAGAWSGRLINASGRIVAPGVIDIHGHSDYSILVDGTAQSKIRQGVTTEIIGEALSAGPISRAGQNFKRVEAPLWDADIEWSTLGEYFQVLERRGSSINIGSFVGTMSVRRYVIGDTNRNPSDVELDSMCVLVDAAMRQGALGVSSALLGSPLTTAELIAMARVASRHGGIYSTHVRDEGSLIFSSLDEAFRIGREADLPVDVIHLKVAERDLWGRMDSVLARFEQAREEGLDVTANMYPYIAGQNNLSALIPPEGQDGGRDKMLERLHDPGWRRQFKETLYAGGRPDWYNHYTSSAGWESMLVVSTKAEKNQDLIGRRMSEVIEMRGGEPTDVLFDLLLEEGGSVPTVYFLMSEEDVRTAMVHPLVSFCSDGVAVRPEGPLGKGKPHPRWYGSFPRILGRYARDQKVLSLESAVHKMTWQNAEKLGITGRGLIKVGMAADLMLFDPESVLDRATFSDPHHYPEGIEYVLVNGTVVIDKGEHTGALPGRIIYGPGRE; translated from the coding sequence ATGAGATCCAAGCTGATCCTGGCCGGTTTAATCGTCCTGGCGGCATCGCTGGCCGCCTGCGCCGGAAAAACAAGTCCCAAATTCGATATCCTGATCACCGGTGGGACCGTAATCGACGGCACCGGCGCTCCGCGCAGGCAGGTCGATGTGGGTATCATCGCCGATACGATCGCCGCGGTGGGGGACCTGGCTGGAGCCTGGTCCGGCCGGCTGATCAACGCCTCCGGGCGGATTGTCGCTCCCGGGGTGATCGACATCCACGGCCACAGCGATTACAGCATCCTGGTGGACGGCACCGCCCAGAGCAAGATCCGCCAGGGCGTGACCACCGAGATTATCGGCGAGGCGCTCTCCGCGGGGCCGATCAGCAGGGCAGGACAGAATTTCAAGCGGGTCGAGGCGCCGCTGTGGGACGCGGATATCGAGTGGAGTACCCTCGGCGAGTATTTCCAGGTGCTCGAGCGCAGGGGGAGCTCGATCAATATCGGCTCGTTCGTGGGTACGATGAGCGTGCGGCGCTACGTGATCGGCGACACCAACCGCAACCCTTCCGATGTGGAACTGGACAGCATGTGCGTGCTGGTGGACGCGGCCATGCGCCAGGGCGCGCTGGGAGTGTCCTCGGCTCTGCTGGGCAGCCCGCTCACCACCGCTGAGCTGATTGCGATGGCCAGGGTGGCCTCGCGCCACGGCGGGATTTACAGCACCCATGTTCGTGATGAGGGTTCGCTGATATTTTCCTCCCTGGACGAGGCGTTCCGGATCGGCCGCGAGGCGGATCTCCCGGTCGACGTTATCCATCTCAAAGTGGCTGAGCGCGACCTGTGGGGCAGGATGGACAGCGTGCTGGCCCGGTTCGAGCAGGCGCGCGAGGAGGGGCTCGACGTCACCGCCAACATGTACCCCTATATCGCCGGGCAGAACAACCTGTCGGCCCTGATTCCGCCGGAGGGACAGGACGGCGGCCGGGATAAGATGCTCGAGCGGCTGCATGACCCCGGCTGGCGCAGGCAATTCAAGGAAACGCTCTATGCCGGCGGCCGCCCCGACTGGTACAACCACTACACCTCCAGCGCCGGCTGGGAAAGCATGCTGGTTGTCTCGACAAAGGCTGAAAAGAATCAGGACCTGATCGGCAGGCGGATGAGCGAGGTGATCGAGATGCGCGGCGGCGAGCCCACCGACGTCCTGTTCGACTTGCTGCTGGAGGAGGGCGGCTCCGTGCCGACAGTCTATTTCCTGATGAGCGAGGAGGATGTCCGCACGGCGATGGTCCATCCGCTGGTCTCGTTCTGCAGCGACGGGGTGGCGGTCCGCCCCGAGGGTCCGTTGGGCAAGGGCAAACCGCACCCGCGCTGGTACGGAAGTTTCCCGCGGATTCTGGGCCGCTACGCCCGCGATCAAAAGGTCCTGAGCCTGGAGTCGGCTGTCCATAAGATGACCTGGCAGAATGCAGAAAAACTGGGTATCACCGGGCGCGGTCTGATCAAAGTGGGTATGGCAGCCGACCTGATGCTCTTCGACCCGGAAAGTGTGCTTGACCGCGCCACGTTCAGCGACCCGCATCACTACCCCGAGGGAATCGAATACGTGCTGGTCAACGGCACGGTTGTCATCGATAAGGGCGAGCACACGGGCGCGCTGCCGGGCCGGATTATCTACGGCCCGGGCAGGGAATAA
- a CDS encoding DUF4145 domain-containing protein — protein sequence MAVVPNYKKRSFECPVCNAHAQQFWYRVIKWFKDDSASPDADNPADYLYISKCNACNNQAVWVNKKMILPDIEISDTPNPDLKKDIQDDFNEAKSITPKSPRAAAALLRLCIQKLCKQLGKPGKNINEDIASLVKDGMPVGIQKALDIVRVTGNEAVHPGVLDLKDDIDTVQKMFRLVNFIAHDRITQPKEVDALYQSLPEEKRKAIEKRDGS from the coding sequence ATGGCTGTAGTTCCAAATTATAAAAAAAGAAGTTTTGAATGTCCTGTTTGTAATGCTCACGCTCAACAATTCTGGTACAGGGTAATAAAATGGTTCAAAGATGATAGCGCTTCTCCCGATGCAGATAACCCAGCAGATTATCTGTATATTTCAAAATGCAACGCATGTAATAATCAAGCCGTTTGGGTCAATAAAAAAATGATTTTGCCGGACATTGAAATCTCCGATACTCCTAATCCGGATTTAAAAAAAGATATTCAAGATGATTTCAATGAAGCAAAATCCATAACGCCTAAATCGCCGAGAGCAGCCGCTGCCCTATTGCGTTTATGCATTCAAAAATTATGTAAGCAATTGGGTAAACCGGGCAAAAATATCAATGAAGATATAGCCTCATTAGTAAAAGATGGAATGCCCGTAGGAATTCAAAAGGCACTTGATATTGTAAGGGTCACTGGAAACGAAGCCGTTCATCCTGGAGTATTGGATTTAAAAGACGATATCGATACAGTCCAAAAAATGTTTCGTCTGGTTAACTTCATAGCTCATGATAGGATAACACAACCAAAAGAAGTTGATGCCTTATACCAATCGCTACCTGAGGAAAAGAGAAAAGCAATCGAAAAAAGAGATGGCTCCTAA